A genomic region of Chryseobacterium sp. KACC 21268 contains the following coding sequences:
- a CDS encoding Ig-like domain-containing protein: protein MKKNLYILFAMFIANIFSAQSDLARWNLSNGNPTSYNNNLTVSKLRAVGVSLSSQGGFYYNNSNHNVFVTNGWPTVQDVTYDKNKFIEFTISPNNGYKLNLSELNISCGAYGNGTLRVDYSLNSDFSNPATLLAPTAINSSMANFPITGFPSPLATDGQVVYVRMYFYNTYQSFMILFKEGDNVGPVFRGTLTSSSTTPIATNDNVTTIINDDIDIKVLTNDDYSNQVDSVHFSQPLHGTTTLKADNSINYLPEKGYSGPDSFSYYIKNKFGTSNTATVNINVVENKTSTLIQWDNSGHVGTPYQSFINNTSMTVAGGVSLSNGSENTPIFLFGNISNATLDPSKYTQFIVDNKSTIKTIELKSFSYITRGYNNTNYEIRYSKNANFSGEVGVLASGFQAASGSYQTLKFEFNTLVKLEPEEKLYLRLYLYNNSSSYVIQYRSGDLGPKIEGLFYNKVYSTTDTIWQNSASPNWSNGFPTATKSAIIATNYSTSLYGNFESNSLTVNAGASLVVNSGGFVTVNGQIINNASDTGLIVENDANLVQKNNFQNTGNITVKKSALIPKMGYNYWSSPVSGQNLYQFSDGYNQAAPPSSPQGTPWNRFYVYNESNDYFVTTIANDITLNSSSVFQQARGYAIRGQNRFLEQVTETSPTWQFVFKGIPQNGEISSYPMKWTNADHGYNMVGNPYPSNIDFDVLAAANSDVINGVIFLWTNNDSKIKVQMGSNYTPNNYALLNRTGGISATFSGYNNKKPNGMISVGQGFIVQAKETGKNKPLVFNNSLRRAENANFYNKTEVRKDRFWLVFKSPSDINNEILLGYLPDATSGFDNDFDTELLSIGNDSFWSILDSRKLGIQAKNAPLYSEDYVKLGIKASVSGIYSINLTDKDGIFAENQEVYLHDKYQNTYTNLSNNSYSFFTNIGQYEDRFEILYKSQGTLGTADSSKKGIEIYRDTQNFVVKSPDNLDEVSVYDALGRLVYDSKVSKKEILIDKTNFAEGIYIINAKSGKNNITKKVLK, encoded by the coding sequence ATGAAAAAAAATTTATATATTCTATTTGCAATGTTCATTGCAAACATTTTCTCTGCGCAATCAGATCTTGCCAGATGGAATTTGTCTAATGGCAATCCTACTTCCTATAATAATAATTTGACGGTGAGCAAACTCCGGGCAGTGGGTGTAAGTTTGTCTTCGCAAGGTGGATTTTATTATAATAATTCCAATCACAATGTCTTCGTTACGAATGGGTGGCCCACGGTGCAGGATGTCACGTATGACAAGAATAAATTTATAGAATTCACCATCAGTCCAAATAATGGATACAAATTAAATTTATCAGAATTGAATATTTCTTGTGGTGCCTACGGAAACGGTACACTGCGGGTTGATTACTCTCTGAATTCTGATTTTTCCAATCCGGCAACGCTGTTGGCTCCTACAGCGATTAATTCTTCGATGGCAAATTTTCCAATTACCGGATTTCCATCACCACTTGCGACAGATGGTCAGGTAGTCTATGTAAGGATGTATTTCTATAATACCTACCAAAGTTTTATGATCCTTTTCAAGGAAGGAGATAATGTTGGTCCGGTCTTTCGCGGGACATTGACTTCGAGTTCAACAACGCCTATTGCTACCAATGATAATGTAACCACAATTATCAACGATGATATAGACATCAAAGTTCTCACTAATGACGATTACAGCAATCAGGTTGATTCTGTACATTTTAGCCAGCCTTTGCACGGGACAACAACTCTTAAAGCTGATAATTCAATCAATTATTTACCAGAAAAAGGTTATTCTGGTCCTGACTCATTTTCTTATTATATCAAAAACAAATTTGGAACTTCTAACACAGCAACGGTTAATATCAATGTTGTCGAGAATAAAACTTCAACGCTGATCCAGTGGGATAACAGCGGTCACGTTGGTACACCGTATCAAAGCTTTATAAACAATACTTCTATGACGGTTGCCGGCGGCGTTTCTCTGTCCAACGGATCAGAAAACACACCCATCTTTTTATTTGGAAATATTAGTAATGCAACATTAGATCCTTCAAAATATACTCAATTCATAGTTGATAATAAAAGTACAATCAAGACCATAGAGTTAAAATCATTTAGCTATATCACAAGAGGTTACAATAATACCAATTATGAAATCCGATACTCCAAAAATGCGAATTTCTCTGGCGAAGTGGGCGTACTGGCGTCCGGATTTCAGGCAGCCAGCGGGAGTTATCAGACTTTGAAATTCGAGTTTAATACGCTTGTCAAATTAGAACCTGAAGAAAAACTATATTTAAGATTATATCTGTATAATAATAGCTCAAGCTACGTCATCCAGTACCGTTCGGGAGACTTAGGTCCAAAAATCGAAGGATTATTTTACAACAAAGTATATTCTACAACAGACACCATCTGGCAGAACTCGGCTTCTCCAAACTGGAGCAACGGATTTCCAACTGCTACTAAGAGTGCAATCATCGCAACCAATTACAGCACGTCCCTGTATGGGAATTTTGAAAGTAATAGTTTGACGGTTAATGCCGGTGCAAGTCTTGTGGTCAATTCAGGAGGTTTTGTCACAGTTAATGGTCAGATTATCAACAATGCAAGCGATACAGGTCTCATTGTCGAAAATGATGCGAATCTGGTACAGAAAAATAATTTTCAGAATACCGGAAATATTACAGTTAAAAAATCTGCTCTCATTCCTAAGATGGGCTATAACTACTGGTCATCTCCTGTCTCAGGTCAGAATCTTTATCAGTTTTCTGATGGTTACAATCAGGCTGCACCTCCTAGCAGTCCTCAGGGAACACCTTGGAACAGGTTTTATGTTTATAATGAATCGAATGACTATTTCGTTACCACAATAGCAAATGATATTACACTTAATTCTTCATCTGTTTTCCAGCAGGCAAGAGGCTATGCAATTCGTGGCCAAAACAGATTTTTGGAACAAGTGACAGAAACATCGCCAACCTGGCAATTTGTCTTCAAAGGAATACCTCAGAATGGAGAAATCTCTTCCTATCCAATGAAATGGACAAATGCAGATCACGGATACAACATGGTAGGAAACCCATATCCTTCTAATATTGATTTTGATGTTTTAGCAGCAGCAAACAGTGATGTGATTAATGGTGTCATTTTCCTTTGGACCAACAATGATAGCAAGATTAAAGTTCAAATGGGAAGCAATTATACACCTAACAACTATGCGCTCCTGAATAGAACTGGTGGAATTTCTGCAACCTTTTCGGGGTATAACAACAAGAAGCCGAATGGAATGATCTCGGTTGGTCAAGGCTTCATCGTTCAGGCAAAAGAAACTGGTAAAAACAAGCCATTGGTTTTTAATAATTCGTTGCGCCGTGCAGAAAACGCCAATTTCTACAACAAAACAGAGGTGAGGAAAGACAGGTTCTGGCTTGTATTCAAATCACCATCCGATATTAATAATGAAATTTTGTTGGGATATCTTCCAGATGCTACAAGCGGTTTTGACAATGATTTTGATACAGAACTTTTGTCTATCGGTAATGATTCTTTCTGGAGTATTTTGGATAGTCGCAAATTGGGAATCCAGGCAAAGAACGCACCTTTGTACAGCGAGGACTACGTGAAACTTGGTATCAAGGCATCCGTGTCAGGTATTTACAGTATTAATCTTACAGATAAAGATGGAATTTTCGCTGAAAACCAAGAGGTATATTTGCACGATAAATATCAAAATACCTATACAAATCTTAGTAATAATTCTTACTCATTTTTTACGAATATAGGACAATATGAAGATCGTTTCGAAATCCTTTACAAATCTCAGGGAACTTTAGGAACTGCAGATTCTTCGAAAAAAGGGATTGAAATTTACAGAGACACTCAGAACTTTGTTGTTAAATCACCAGACAATCTAGATGAAGTAAGCGTTTACGATGCACTTGGAAGATTGGTTTACGATTCCAAAGTTTCCAAGAAGGAGATTTTGATTGATAAAACCAATTTCGCAGAAGGAATTTACATCATCAATGCAAAATCAGGAAAAAACAATATCACCAAAAAAGTTTTGAAATAA
- a CDS encoding DUF1287 domain-containing protein, translating into MKKYVLLFVLISIFNFGQNFPSKLSNAALELTKDKVVYDPAYFVLKYPNGDVPADKGVCTDVVIRAYRKLGIDLQKEVHEDMVKNFSKYPKKWGLKRADSNIDHRRVPNLQVFFAKFGKVKPITNNPNDYVPGDIVTWDLPKNLTHIGIVVNKKSPDGKRYLIVHNIGAGQVLQDCLFSWTITGHYFYQ; encoded by the coding sequence ATGAAAAAATATGTTCTCCTATTTGTTCTGATTTCAATTTTCAATTTTGGACAGAATTTCCCTTCCAAACTTTCCAATGCAGCGCTTGAGTTGACCAAAGATAAAGTGGTTTATGACCCAGCCTACTTCGTTTTGAAATATCCGAACGGCGATGTTCCCGCTGACAAAGGCGTTTGTACCGATGTTGTGATTCGTGCTTACCGAAAATTGGGAATAGATCTGCAAAAGGAAGTTCACGAAGATATGGTGAAGAATTTTTCAAAATATCCGAAAAAATGGGGATTGAAAAGAGCTGATTCTAATATCGATCATCGCAGAGTTCCAAACCTGCAGGTATTTTTTGCTAAATTTGGAAAAGTGAAACCAATCACAAACAATCCCAATGATTACGTTCCTGGCGACATCGTAACTTGGGATCTGCCGAAAAATCTAACGCATATCGGAATTGTGGTTAACAAGAAATCACCTGACGGGAAACGTTATCTGATTGTCCACAATATCGGCGCTGGGCAGGTTTTGCAGGATTGTTTGTTTAGTTGGACGATCACGGGACATTATTTTTATCAATGA
- the rsmG gene encoding 16S rRNA (guanine(527)-N(7))-methyltransferase RsmG, which translates to MSLELVLKYFPDITSEQKDQFAELEKLYKDWNEKINVISRKDTDSLYEKHILHSLGIAKVMQFADNTKVLDIGTGGGFPGIPLAILFPNAQFTLVDSIGKKITVVKGVTESLGLKNVTAHHMRAEQLKEKFHFVVSRAVTQMPVFLTWLRGKFEKEQFNPKHNGVLYLKGGDLGEELAGLRCEIFQLKNYFEEEFFDTKKVVYLSKGNFNN; encoded by the coding sequence ATGTCATTAGAATTAGTTTTAAAATATTTCCCAGATATCACCAGCGAGCAAAAAGACCAGTTCGCAGAGCTCGAAAAATTGTACAAAGATTGGAATGAGAAGATCAACGTCATCTCCAGAAAAGATACGGACAGTCTCTACGAAAAGCACATTCTCCATTCTCTCGGAATTGCAAAAGTGATGCAGTTTGCGGACAATACCAAAGTTCTCGACATCGGAACTGGAGGCGGTTTTCCCGGGATTCCATTAGCGATTCTTTTCCCAAATGCACAATTCACTTTGGTGGACAGCATTGGCAAAAAAATCACCGTTGTGAAAGGCGTTACGGAAAGTCTCGGTTTGAAAAACGTCACTGCACATCATATGAGAGCGGAACAATTGAAAGAAAAATTCCATTTCGTGGTGAGTCGTGCGGTCACACAAATGCCAGTTTTCCTCACTTGGCTGAGAGGCAAATTCGAGAAAGAACAATTCAATCCGAAGCACAATGGCGTTTTGTATCTCAAAGGAGGAGATCTTGGAGAGGAATTGGCAGGTTTACGATGTGAAATCTTCCAGCTGAAAAATTATTTCGAGGAAGAATTCTTTGACACCAAAAAAGTCGTATATCTATCAAAAGGTAATTTCAATAATTAA
- a CDS encoding acyl-CoA dehydrogenase family protein: MSYYPLTSIPDYYSIDSLLTEEHKLIRESVSSWVESFVMPKIDEAAQNHTDIPGLMKELGNIGALGPYIPEEYGGPGLDQISYGLIMQELERGDSAVRSAASVQSSLVMFPIFEFGSEEQKKKYLPKLASGDLIGCFGLTEPNHGSDPSSMESKFTDQGDHYLLNGAKMWITNSPIADIAVIWAKGEDGKVRGMILERGMEGFTTPTTHNKWSLRASKTGELVFNNVKVPKENLLPNIEGLKGPLSCLNSARYGISWGVIGAAIDCYCTAVQYSKERKQFGKPIGGFQLQQKKLAEFLTEITKAQLLCFQLGNLKNAHKASPAQISMAKRNNVKMAIDIARESRQMLGGMGIMGEFPMMRHAANLESVITYEGTHDIHLLITGMDITGINAFG, from the coding sequence ATGTCGTACTATCCATTAACCAGCATACCAGATTATTACTCCATAGACAGCCTATTGACCGAAGAACACAAGCTTATCCGCGAATCTGTAAGCAGTTGGGTCGAAAGTTTTGTAATGCCTAAGATTGATGAAGCAGCGCAGAATCACACCGATATTCCAGGGTTGATGAAGGAATTGGGCAACATTGGGGCTTTGGGACCTTACATTCCCGAGGAATATGGCGGTCCTGGACTTGACCAGATTTCCTATGGTCTAATAATGCAGGAGTTGGAAAGAGGCGATTCGGCAGTTCGTTCGGCAGCTTCTGTACAATCTTCATTGGTGATGTTTCCTATTTTTGAATTTGGTTCTGAAGAACAAAAAAAGAAATATTTACCAAAATTGGCATCAGGCGATTTGATCGGCTGTTTCGGATTGACGGAGCCCAATCACGGTTCTGACCCATCCTCAATGGAATCGAAATTCACAGACCAAGGCGACCATTATCTTTTGAATGGTGCTAAAATGTGGATCACCAACTCTCCAATTGCCGACATCGCCGTAATTTGGGCAAAAGGCGAAGACGGAAAAGTCCGAGGAATGATCCTGGAACGCGGAATGGAAGGCTTCACCACACCAACCACGCACAACAAATGGAGTTTGAGAGCTTCCAAAACGGGAGAATTGGTTTTCAATAATGTGAAAGTTCCGAAAGAAAATCTACTTCCTAATATTGAAGGTTTGAAAGGACCACTTTCTTGCCTCAACTCAGCGAGATACGGGATTTCGTGGGGTGTCATTGGGGCGGCAATCGACTGTTATTGCACGGCTGTTCAATATTCCAAAGAGAGAAAACAGTTTGGGAAACCAATTGGCGGATTCCAACTTCAACAAAAGAAATTAGCTGAATTTCTTACTGAAATCACGAAAGCACAATTGCTTTGTTTCCAACTGGGCAATTTGAAAAATGCACATAAAGCTTCGCCAGCACAAATCTCAATGGCTAAGAGAAATAACGTAAAAATGGCGATTGACATTGCTAGAGAATCGCGTCAAATGCTTGGCGGTATGGGCATAATGGGAGAATTTCCGATGATGCGTCACGCCGCGAATCTGGAATCTGTGATTACTTACGAAGGAACGCACGACATCCATTTGCTGATCACAGGAATGGATATTACAGGCATCAATGCCTTTGGATAA
- a CDS encoding PD-(D/E)XK nuclease family protein codes for MQFLHRIISELLENHKDLSVLDIVLPGKRPMVFIKRILQEKQYQGLLPNFVTIDELIAELSENLEIKGIALWLFAYRTYQKVDTSEDFSGFLKWFPTLQKDWDDMMKFSENDQKILEWMLDEERIKNWGEDLGDEDNARKRNLNFWRKMNEFLPLLKSDLRNENLATSGMIYQEAFSKLEAFAKSTQNHFVFCGFNALSRVEEQLVRKLLQWNKAETYFQADKYYIDDARQESGKFLRETITWKEFDLYRNFNWIDDQFSQPKNIKTYEVSGNIVQAKVLPELLRKIPKEELSETALVLLDENLLPAVLDSLTSVESVNITMGFPLKNLSFSNAIKKLLYLQKQQEKKSSSYYYADVLPILEELPNDEIDGAIIQDFIAKIEERNIVYISKNLLAELLGKLSYFQLLQKPGSTQDFLDLLIKFCYELKFKELDDIQYENVAHFEKVFKVIKNQLLPYKIDIKIETLEVLINQLVNTESIDFVGEPLAGFQIMGLLETRLLNFKNIILLSVNEGKLPLGNTQNTYIPFDVRKNFGLNTFLENDSIYAYHFYRLIQNSENVHLLYNALSSGVNTGEKSRFITQLEMESPHNIEHIIIENTSEPISQELMKIEKNEAVMQLLNEWKNRVSASHLVTYLYNPIDFYLNQILKTRETNEIEEELSQRNYGNLVHYALQFLHEPIKGKILSINDLEDLLQKVDESIEDAIEKLKHQSEFYERGMNFIHKEIAKRVVRNIVEYDLELVKNGSALEIIDLEKEINCDFYLDENRTDKISFYGFIDRIDRLDGVTRVIDYKTAKPKKLTVSLGKNKEEKLPELFFNDDYKQALQLSIYKYCITNSLNIKPENVETAIWSFAEVNNGPQKLNFIDIEDSEVEDSIRNLIAEILNPEVPFEEKEKVSW; via the coding sequence ATGCAGTTTCTCCACAGGATTATTTCAGAATTATTAGAAAATCACAAAGACCTTTCAGTGTTGGACATCGTCTTACCCGGAAAGCGTCCAATGGTTTTTATCAAAAGAATCTTGCAGGAAAAGCAATACCAAGGCCTTCTTCCCAACTTTGTCACGATAGACGAACTCATCGCAGAACTCTCCGAAAATCTGGAAATTAAAGGAATCGCACTCTGGCTTTTCGCTTACCGAACGTATCAAAAAGTAGATACATCCGAAGATTTTTCCGGCTTCCTCAAATGGTTTCCAACCTTGCAAAAAGATTGGGACGATATGATGAAATTTTCAGAAAATGACCAAAAGATCCTCGAATGGATGTTGGACGAGGAACGCATCAAAAACTGGGGCGAAGACCTTGGCGATGAGGACAACGCAAGAAAAAGAAACCTCAATTTCTGGCGAAAAATGAACGAGTTCCTACCGCTTCTAAAATCAGACTTAAGGAACGAGAATCTCGCCACTTCCGGAATGATCTATCAGGAAGCATTTTCCAAATTAGAAGCTTTCGCTAAATCGACTCAAAATCACTTTGTTTTCTGTGGTTTCAACGCATTATCAAGAGTTGAGGAGCAACTCGTCAGAAAATTACTGCAATGGAACAAAGCCGAAACCTACTTCCAGGCCGACAAATATTACATTGACGATGCAAGACAGGAATCCGGAAAATTCCTAAGAGAAACCATCACGTGGAAAGAATTCGACCTTTACAGAAATTTCAATTGGATCGATGACCAATTCTCTCAACCAAAAAATATCAAGACCTACGAAGTCTCCGGAAACATCGTTCAGGCAAAGGTTTTACCAGAACTTCTGAGGAAAATTCCAAAAGAAGAATTGTCAGAAACCGCTTTGGTCTTGTTGGATGAGAATCTTCTGCCAGCGGTTTTGGACAGCTTGACTTCTGTTGAAAGCGTGAACATCACGATGGGTTTTCCGTTGAAGAATTTGTCGTTCAGCAACGCGATCAAGAAACTACTTTATCTACAAAAACAGCAGGAGAAAAAATCTTCCAGCTATTATTATGCCGATGTTTTACCAATCTTGGAAGAACTTCCAAATGATGAAATCGATGGCGCGATCATTCAAGATTTCATTGCAAAGATCGAGGAGCGGAATATCGTTTATATTTCCAAAAATCTATTGGCAGAATTACTTGGAAAGCTAAGCTATTTCCAGCTTCTTCAAAAACCAGGGTCAACTCAGGATTTTCTCGATCTCTTAATTAAATTCTGTTACGAATTGAAGTTCAAGGAATTGGATGATATTCAGTATGAGAATGTGGCACATTTTGAAAAGGTTTTCAAAGTCATCAAAAACCAATTGTTGCCTTATAAAATTGATATTAAAATTGAGACTTTAGAAGTGCTCATCAATCAACTGGTCAACACAGAAAGCATTGATTTTGTGGGAGAACCGTTAGCGGGATTTCAGATTATGGGACTTTTGGAAACCCGACTTTTGAACTTCAAAAATATCATCTTGCTTTCAGTTAATGAAGGAAAATTACCTTTAGGAAATACACAAAACACATATATTCCGTTTGATGTCCGCAAGAATTTCGGTCTGAATACTTTTCTCGAAAATGACAGCATCTACGCTTATCATTTTTACAGATTAATTCAAAATTCAGAAAATGTCCATCTGCTTTATAATGCATTGAGTTCTGGCGTCAACACAGGTGAAAAAAGCCGTTTCATCACACAATTGGAAATGGAAAGTCCACACAACATTGAACATATCATCATCGAAAATACTTCCGAACCAATCTCGCAAGAACTGATGAAGATCGAGAAAAATGAAGCCGTAATGCAACTTCTGAACGAATGGAAAAACCGCGTTTCAGCTTCGCATCTTGTGACTTATCTTTATAATCCGATTGATTTTTACCTTAATCAAATTCTGAAAACGCGAGAAACCAACGAGATCGAGGAAGAACTTTCTCAAAGAAATTATGGGAATTTGGTTCATTATGCTTTACAGTTTTTGCACGAACCAATCAAAGGTAAAATTCTATCAATAAATGATTTAGAAGATTTACTTCAAAAAGTAGATGAATCTATAGAAGATGCGATTGAAAAACTAAAACACCAATCGGAATTCTACGAACGCGGAATGAATTTCATTCATAAAGAAATCGCCAAAAGGGTAGTGCGCAACATTGTAGAGTACGATCTGGAATTGGTGAAAAATGGCTCGGCGTTAGAGATCATCGACCTCGAAAAAGAGATCAATTGTGATTTTTATCTTGATGAAAACCGAACTGACAAAATCAGCTTCTACGGCTTCATCGACAGAATTGACCGCCTGGACGGAGTAACTCGAGTGATTGATTACAAAACGGCGAAACCAAAAAAATTAACTGTTAGTTTAGGAAAGAATAAAGAAGAAAAATTGCCGGAATTGTTTTTTAACGACGACTACAAACAAGCTTTACAACTTTCGATCTATAAATATTGCATCACCAATTCACTCAACATTAAACCAGAAAATGTGGAAACCGCCATCTGGTCTTTCGCAGAAGTGAATAATGGTCCGCAAAAACTCAATTTCATTGATATTGAAGATTCTGAAGTGGAAGATTCCATCAGAAATCTGATTGCAGAAATTTTGAATCCTGAAGTTCCGTTTGAGGAAAAGGAGAAAGTGAGTTGGTAA
- a CDS encoding peptidoglycan recognition family protein yields MNKLFQILMLSFCFLVQAQNIKIIQKPIDYFKEKIELSLEYMKEHHGLDQKTPKITPKIIVLHYTAGGTVESNFKYFNNLHLENQRSTLKKQSSLNVSSHYIIDRDGTIYQLVDPELFARHTIGLNYCAIGVENIGSKAQPLTDKQVEANAELVRYLTKKYPIEYVIGHSEYGIFRNSKLWKESDPKYFTGKADPGDDFMKKVRSKLTDLKLKSQP; encoded by the coding sequence ATGAATAAACTTTTCCAAATATTAATGTTGAGTTTTTGTTTCTTGGTTCAGGCTCAGAACATCAAAATCATTCAAAAACCAATTGATTATTTTAAAGAAAAAATTGAGTTGAGTTTGGAATATATGAAGGAACATCACGGTCTGGATCAGAAAACTCCGAAGATCACTCCGAAGATCATCGTATTGCATTACACAGCTGGCGGAACGGTAGAATCCAATTTCAAATATTTCAACAATCTTCATCTTGAAAATCAAAGATCGACTTTGAAAAAACAGAGTTCGCTCAATGTTTCTTCCCACTACATCATCGACAGAGACGGAACAATCTATCAATTGGTTGATCCAGAACTATTCGCCAGACACACGATTGGCCTTAATTATTGCGCCATCGGCGTCGAAAATATTGGAAGCAAAGCGCAACCTTTGACCGACAAACAAGTGGAAGCCAACGCAGAACTGGTAAGATACTTAACAAAAAAATATCCGATTGAATACGTTATTGGACATTCGGAATATGGCATTTTCCGCAATTCAAAACTTTGGAAAGAATCTGACCCGAAATATTTCACAGGCAAAGCGGATCCAGGTGATGATTTTATGAAAAAGGTGAGAAGTAAATTGACGGATTTGAAATTGAAGAGTCAGCCGTAA
- a CDS encoding tetratricopeptide repeat protein: MKKIFKLLLILNFQIVFAQNDYFEKGNDLLQNGKYEEAQKIFEIGLKENPKDLMYKNQIALALINQGKNNDAEETIKEVLKIDSLNVAALWYGGINNFMAKESNFKKAIMYFEKAYPLIDKSSGQFFGVNFFIGKSYRNLLYSEGLSYEEIDRMLETLEKYTELQPDAEDYKDTIKFIYYIKEKRPPKNVKKWVIANSEKKVEELLKNELKEN, from the coding sequence ATGAAAAAAATATTTAAATTATTACTGATTCTAAATTTTCAAATAGTATTTGCACAAAATGATTATTTTGAAAAAGGAAATGATTTACTACAAAATGGGAAATATGAAGAAGCTCAAAAAATATTTGAAATTGGGCTTAAAGAAAATCCAAAAGATTTGATGTACAAAAATCAAATTGCTTTAGCATTAATTAACCAAGGTAAAAATAATGATGCGGAAGAAACTATTAAGGAAGTTTTGAAAATTGATAGCTTGAATGTTGCAGCTCTTTGGTACGGAGGAATTAATAATTTTATGGCAAAGGAGAGCAATTTTAAAAAAGCAATTATGTATTTTGAAAAAGCATACCCTTTAATTGATAAAAGCTCTGGTCAATTTTTTGGAGTTAATTTTTTTATTGGTAAAAGCTATAGAAATCTACTTTACTCGGAAGGTCTTAGCTATGAAGAGATTGATAGAATGTTGGAGACATTAGAAAAATATACGGAATTACAACCCGACGCAGAAGATTATAAGGATACTATCAAATTCATATATTATATTAAAGAAAAAAGACCACCTAAAAATGTTAAAAAATGGGTTATTGCCAATAGTGAAAAGAAAGTGGAGGAATTATTGAAAAATGAACTTAAAGAGAATTAA